The proteins below are encoded in one region of Solidesulfovibrio fructosivorans JJ]:
- a CDS encoding response regulator produces the protein MPHKRILTVDDAKSVRGLVSQTLRQAGYDIAEAVDGADALEKASEGIDMVITDLNMPGMGGLELITRLRERADTRFTPILVLTTESQSDTRRRAVSAGASGWIVKPFAPEVLLALVRRFLC, from the coding sequence ATGCCTCATAAACGTATTTTGACGGTCGACGACGCAAAAAGCGTGCGTGGACTCGTCTCCCAAACGCTGCGCCAGGCGGGCTACGACATCGCCGAGGCCGTGGACGGCGCCGACGCCTTGGAAAAGGCATCGGAGGGGATCGATATGGTCATCACCGACCTCAACATGCCGGGCATGGGCGGCCTGGAACTCATCACCCGGCTGCGGGAGCGGGCGGATACCCGCTTCACCCCGATCCTGGTCCTGACCACCGAATCCCAGAGCGACACGCGCCGCCGGGCCGTTTCGGCCGGCGCTTCGGGCTGGATCGTCAAACCGTTCGCCCCGGAAGTGCTGCTGGCCCTGGTGCGCCGCTTCCTGTGCTGA
- a CDS encoding ATP-dependent metallopeptidase FtsH/Yme1/Tma family protein — translation MNSFAKNLMLWAAISLVMVVLFNLFNQPQTQSAKLSYSDFIQKVNAGDVVSVKIQGSKISGVTTGGGK, via the coding sequence TTGAACAGTTTTGCGAAAAATCTCATGCTTTGGGCGGCCATATCCCTGGTCATGGTCGTCCTGTTCAACTTGTTCAACCAGCCGCAGACCCAAAGCGCCAAGCTTTCCTATTCCGATTTCATCCAGAAAGTGAATGCCGGCGATGTGGTCTCCGTCAAGATCCAGGGTTCGAAAATTTCGGGCGTCACCACCGGCGGCGGCAAGTT